In Zygosaccharomyces rouxii strain CBS732 chromosome E complete sequence, the DNA window TCAGGTTCCATATCCCCACAGATTATTATACAGTGGTCTGTGGTTATATCACGAAATAAATAGACTGTACTGAAGATTTTCTCTCGTGGAGAATAAGCCCCCTTACCATGAGAAACTCGGAATGGTGTTATTTCAATATGCGTAAATGTTGGATTTGTGGTCGCAATTTGATCCGTCAATGATTCTGTCTTCAGTCTTTGTCCACCACCATGAATTAAGTTGGGCCAGATGGAATCATTAAAGATAAAACGTTCAATCGCACTTGTAGTAAATGGTAGCCCCCATATCGTCTTGGCCATCGGTTTTGGAGAATTGAATATTAGTGGACTATCTACGACCATTGCTGCAATGTGGTCTAGATGAGGATGCGTTACATAGTACCCTTTGATCGACTCATAAACTTTGGCTGAACGATaacttgtaattcttgGTGAGCTATCCAGTGCATGCAATGTTGAATCAGAGAGGCCTGGTCGCACCTGTACATCAGAATCGAAAAACTGGTTTACCGGCTCATAGTCCCTTTCGTAAAATGACTCTATAAGTCCTACTCGTAGTTCTCCTGCTAGCATCCTGGAAATCTGAGTTGTACCAGCACCTCCGTCAACACATACCGATTCCAAACCATGCCAACCAAATGGTCTAATGAGAAAACACTGTGTTTCACCAACATCAGGTCCACCAGAGGCACCTAAGACAGTCACTTCAAACTTTGACATGACTTTTATACTTTGTACAACTTTTTTGAGGGATCACTAATTGTGCACGCATCACCAGATAAATCAAGTTCTTTTCATGAATTTTATTTATGCTACAAATaacataataataatgtaTTCCTTCCCACTATCAATAAGAATACAAGCTAAATCATGAACGAATCATAAAATCACGGCATCTCCTTGTTCAACGATTAACAATATTTTGCGCTGCTGTTAATTTCCAGACACCATTGTTTGCTTCATGTTGCTAATTAGCAACGAGATTATcgacgatgatgatattcTGGCCCTTCCCGCAATGGGTAGAATGAAACGACAAAATGTATATAGAATAGAAACTGGCATTAAAGCTCAAAGATACATAGACAAGCGTAAAATATAAAGCATGTTACACTTTCTGTGTACCATAGCCCTTGATGTCCTTGGCGAAAGACCAAGAAAGATTTTCTATCCTTTGGTTGGTTTTGAACTGTAGACCCAAGTCATTATCGATTATTGCTAGCGAATACTGTTTGGATGATCTTGCATCTCTGTAGAATAAAACTTTGAGGCATTCGACGATGGCATTTTCAGCAGTTTGTAGATCCAGTTTAGCGACGTCACTGTCACGATCCACTAGTTTCCGCAGCAGTGGAACTGCCATGTAGGAGCCGAATCCTGTGGCTAACGATGGAGAAGAGTAGGTGACACCAAGTAAGTTAACGTAACGGGAAAATGGCTTGCCGTCTTCTACACCTGCAACGATAATTGCATTCCACAGTGGgttaaatttggatctaCGATGGTACATGACTGCCGCTAGGTATTCGAACACATAACTTGGCTTCAATCCCTCTACTGAGTCTGCAAATGAATTGTCGTAGTTGTTTTCAGTAACTAGTTCTTCGATCAAAGTTTCAATGTGTTGCATATCAGAAATATCACCAGAAATACCCACAACTGTATTATCCCCCACGGGGATCAGTCTTTCAACGTTGTTAAAACGTAACAGAGATCCGTAAGAACCCAGATTATCGGCCGCAATTACGACACCATTGTTATATTTTACACTAAGCACGGAGGTACCAGTGACTATGGGTTGTTGCGTATTCATCTTGGGGTGTGCCAATTGTTGGTCATAGGCGCCATAAGTGGCATCTGAAGGTCTTCCCCAGCTAAATGGATCGTGATTCATGGCGTATAATTCTCAATTGTAGAAATGTGTATGCAGTATCTCCCCAGTAGATGGTTCTATGGGTACACTTTTACTTTTCTATAAGTTTGCTAAGTCTTGTCAAAGGGTGGCAAAGGTCATTTTGATGTTCGGCTCGTTGGTCCCAGTTGTAAGATGATTTGCTCCGGGCGTGCGGGTAACCCCAAGGTACAAGCAGTATATTCTACATAATAATATTTTATAATATATCTTTATATGGCGGCTAAACCACTGCATATTCCTCCGCTCTTAGTGAGGTTATTAGGTCGTAAGGCAGTTGTTCTTCTGTTTGGGAGTCTGTGATGTTTGCAACACTGACACCCGTCAAACTGGAAGAACCTTGTTCCACATGTGCGAAGTTAACGTTCAATGGGAAAAGTGCATCTTCATAACCAGCTTCTATGACGAAACTGAAAACTGCGGGTTGACCTGGTTCCACATGGTCCACTTTAATTGCAATACCCATCTCTTCGTCGACACCAGCTAATGATGCGTTACAGTCGTTGTTATCAGGACTTATAAAGACATTTTCTGTCAAAACTGGTACTGTGAATACAAGGtctttcaaatccttgTTGTAATCTGGATTAACTTCGAATTCCACAGTGACTTCAAACAtaccttcaccttcttctgATGGGGAAACCCATGTGGAACATTCAAGCGGAATCAAAGttttatcatcattggCTCCCACTTTACGCCATCTTAAAACACCTAGAGTTTGGTCATTTGCTGGGAAAGCCTTATCATTACTTCTAAGACCAATGGATTTGTTCGACAAAAACGCATTTTTATCGATATTAGGGTGAGTTCTAAACTGCATGTTTCTATCCTTAACATTAACATCATTTCCTAGAACCAGCTTTGCATGACctaaagatttttcattaatgCGCAATTCCAAGACACCTTTcaattctgaagaagaaactgCACCATCTCTGGAAATTTGAGCgttaacaatttctttgatcaaaatcaaaatacCGTTATTGGTGAAACTATCTTCCTCGTTTTCTGGTTTGATGCTAGGACGTGAAGAGCTGCTATGACGTACAGGAGTGACGGCTTTCTTAGAACGAGCACCACCCAATTTCATGCCAGCAGAACCATCGGAACGACGGGGCAGAGAATCTTGAGATGATAAATCTTCCACTGGCTGATCCCCGAGTTTTTGAGACTTCAAATAAGATTGTTGTGCTGCGGGAGAAGCATGGCTGTAATAACTGTTGTAAGCATTGGTGACGTTTGGATCATTACTACCGATGAATTTGTTAGATGGCATGGAGAAATCCATACTTGGAATGCCCATCCTTCTTTCTTGTTCACGTTTAGCAATCTCCTTGGCACGACGTTTACGTTCTTCTGTAGCTTCAAACTCTTTGTTACGCTCAataatttcttggattctttCTTCGTGTGATTCCATGGTCAAATAAGTTGTCACTTGGGTACTCGACAAATTCTCCTTGTAACCCATGATGACCACTTCATCAAATGCGGTCAAAATCTCAAATGCGCTGTCATAAAtctcattctcatcataaGAGCTCAAACAATTGTTAACCGTTTGGGACAAAAGGTTTAAGGTAGACAAATCTTCAATAATGTTGGATTGACGGTTCGTTATCAAAATAATATAGTAATCATCAAATGGTCTGTAAACATATCTGACATGATTACCTTCAACAAAAGTATGCTCTGAGGAAAGGTTAGTCACTAAACTTTGGAAATTAGACAAAAGCTCCAAGACGCGATCCTTGGTCAGTTCTCTGAACTGTCTCGACAACAAAGGTTTACCACTACGTGTGGTGATAGATGCGGCAAGGACAACCATCTCAATTCACAATCCCCAAACGGAACCTCGCAACTTCAATTGGCTTTAATACGATCCTAACTCGCTTGTTTATACTgtttgattcaattgttcttttctttataCACGGTGTCGAACCAAAAAATCAAAGGCTACCCCGCCAGTGGATTTTTTCAGTGGATATGGTTGGGTAACCGCATCACAAACCAACACAACCTCACCAACCAAGCGCCATTAGTTTCTGTATTCTCTTCAATTGAGCGTCTGTAAGCAAACATGACAGCTCTTTGTTCTGATTCTTGATAGCCATGAGtaagatttttttcaaggTGTATTTTGAGAGAAGTTCTTGCACTAAAAACTTGTTAAAATGGAGTAAAAGGAGTGGATGGGAACCAAGCGGTTGATCATTGAGTGGCTCGTTACTGAGCATGTTAATccactttccaatttcttgtgGTGTTTCTTCTGTTAAGAAAAGCTGAAAATCTGGTGGTTGTAGGTACAGTcttattttccaaaagacATCTCTATCTGCTATATCAATTATCACTGGGTATTTTATGAGAACTACTACAGTTTTAAATTCATTCAGAAGTGATTTAAGTGTATTTTCATAAAACATGGTCTTATCTGCTTGCAACTGGAAGAATAGATCGAGTTGGACAATGACAATACATGATGTGGCATCAATTATGAAATCACATTGCAATGGCAATTCTTGTTCCACTAGCTGTAATTGAGTTTCATTACTGAGGTATTGTATGATTTTATGGTTTTCCCTGATCTTGGTAGCATTAACTAGAATTCTTCTTGGGTCATTGGCGGGCTCGAACGGTATTGCAGGAGTTTTCGGAGGTTCTAAGGCAGCAGACACAGGACTTGATCCTACCGCTTGGTATCTGTTCATTTCTTGGTTCATTATACGAAACATTGTTGCTCCATGAGAGGGCGTACTCGTGTAATGGTCGTCATGTTTTCTACTCCTCTTTCTCGAGTGAAGAATCGTCAATAGATCGTCATCAATGAAAGATCTTTTGTGAGGAATCATGGAAGTATTATCATGCTCAGAATTTATTGTTGAATCCATTGTTTTCTCTCTCTCGGAGGTCGCAGAGGGCTTTTTCGTCATTGTTGGAGCTAAGCGGCTCGCTGAGGCGAACTTTAGACTTCCGAAGgtatcttcttccaaattgataaaatca includes these proteins:
- the PDE1 gene encoding 3',5'-cyclic-nucleotide phosphodiesterase PDE1 (similar to uniprot|P22434 Saccharomyces cerevisiae YGL248W PDE1 Low-affinity cyclic AMP phosphodiesterase controls glucose and intracellular acidification-induced cAMP signaling target of the cAMP-protein kinase A (PKA) pathway glucose induces transcription and inhibits translation) → MSKFEVTVLGASGGPDVGETQCFLIRPFGWHGLESVCVDGGAGTTQISRMLAGELRVGLIESFYERDYEPVNQFFDSDVQVRPGLSDSTLHALDSSPRITSYRSAKVYESIKGYYVTHPHLDHIAAMVVDSPLIFNSPKPMAKTIWGLPFTTSAIERFIFNDSIWPNLIHGGGQRLKTESLTDQIATTNPTFTHIEITPFRVSHGKGAYSPREKIFSTVYLFRDITTDHCIIICGDMEPDSDEPLLSNLCSYLAARVPLHKIKAIIVECSSPIDTKELYGHMSPTRLVEELSHLQNVYGCEQRPDMDVIITHVKGHCSFKDPRLVILNEVRQEAQRFGLEGIRFSVAVKGYTFYL
- the PRE4 gene encoding proteasome core particle subunit beta 7 (highly similar to uniprot|P30657 Saccharomyces cerevisiae YFR050C PRE4 20S proteasome beta-type subunit), with the protein product MNHDPFSWGRPSDATYGAYDQQLAHPKMNTQQPIVTGTSVLSVKYNNGVVIAADNLGSYGSLLRFNNVERLIPVGDNTVVGISGDISDMQHIETLIEELVTENNYDNSFADSVEGLKPSYVFEYLAAVMYHRRSKFNPLWNAIIVAGVEDGKPFSRYVNLLGVTYSSPSLATGFGSYMAVPLLRKLVDRDSDVAKLDLQTAENAIVECLKVLFYRDARSSKQYSLAIIDNDLGLQFKTNQRIENLSWSFAKDIKGYGTQKV
- the RET2 gene encoding coatomer subunit delta (similar to uniprot|P43621 Saccharomyces cerevisiae YFR051C RET2 Delta subunit of the coatomer complex (COPI) which coats Golgi-derived transport vesicles involved in retrograde transport between Golgi and ER) produces the protein MVVLAASITTRSGKPLLSRQFRELTKDRVLELLSNFQSLVTNLSSEHTFVEGNHVRYVYRPFDDYYIILITNRQSNIIEDLSTLNLLSQTVNNCLSSYDENEIYDSAFEILTAFDEVVIMGYKENLSSTQVTTYLTMESHEERIQEIIERNKEFEATEERKRRAKEIAKREQERRMGIPSMDFSMPSNKFIGSNDPNVTNAYNSYYSHASPAAQQSYLKSQKLGDQPVEDLSSQDSLPRRSDGSAGMKLGGARSKKAVTPVRHSSSSRPSIKPENEEDSFTNNGILILIKEIVNAQISRDGAVSSSELKGVLELRINEKSLGHAKLVLGNDVNVKDRNMQFRTHPNIDKNAFLSNKSIGLRSNDKAFPANDQTLGVLRWRKVGANDDKTLIPLECSTWVSPSEEGEGMFEVTVEFEVNPDYNKDLKDLVFTVPVLTENVFISPDNNDCNASLAGVDEEMGIAIKVDHVEPGQPAVFSFVIEAGYEDALFPLNVNFAHVEQGSSSLTGVSVANITDSQTEEQLPYDLITSLRAEEYAVV